The Mycobacterium riyadhense sequence TTCGTGGCCGTCGATTCCGGCGAGAAGGTTGGCCTGGTTTTCGGCGAACTGGTCCATGGCGAGGTGGACGTCCGGATCTGGATCCACCCCGACCATCGCAAAAAGGGTTATGGCACTGCGGCGCTGCGCAAGTCGCGGTCGGAGATGGCATGGGCCTTCCCGGCAGTACCGATGGTCGCCCGTGCGCCTGCTGCTCACCCCAGCTAGCAGACGCTCGCCACCGCGGCGTGCCGCCTATCTCGTTGAGCGGCAAACGTTCGGCGGATGTCGGTGTCGTCGTCGCGGCCATGCGTTGTCAACCGAGGCAACCGCGGGCATTATTAACGAGCCAGCTTTGTGTCGCTCGAGATGCGAATCATTGTGGAGCTTTATCAACTGCGCTATTTCCAAATGGTCGCCGAGTGCGGCACGATGCGCGAAGCTGCCGATAAACTGGCGGTGTCCCAATCAGCGGTCAGCCGGGCCATCACGATGCTCGAGTCCGAGATCGGGGTCCAACTGTTCACCCGGCGTGGTCGCGCCAACGAACTCAACCGGTTCGGGAAAGCGTTCTTGCGGGATAGCCTCGTGACTCAACGGAGCCTCGAGGCGGCGGTCGCTGGCGTCCGCGAACTCGCGGCAGTCGACGCCGGGACGGTAAGCCTGGGATTCCTCAACACACTCGGCGTGGCAGTGGTACCCAGGCTGATCCGCCGCCATCACGACCGCTTTCCCGCAGCACGATTCGAGCTGCGCCAGGCTGCGGGAAGTTCGCTGCTAGCTGATCTGGCCACAGGTGACATCGACCTCTGCCTGAGTTACCCAATCTCAGTCGAGGAATGGCCTGGGGTGAAATGGCGACACCTGTTCAATCAGCAGCTGTACGCCGTCGTCCACCGCGAGCACCCACTCGCCAACCGGAAGCTGATCGGTTTCGAAGAACTTGCCAGCCAACCCTTCGTAGTCCTCAACTGCGATATCGCCATGCGGAGGATCTTTGATGAAGCCTGCGATCGCCACGGGGTTACGCCCACGATCGCCTTCGAGGGAACCGGCGTTCCCACACTGCGAGGCCTCGTAGGTGCACGCTTGGGTGTAAGTGTCTTGCCCCCGTCAACCACACCACAGCCCGACATCGTCGAGATCCCAATCGACGATCAGCAACTGGCCAGACCGATAGCGGTCGGCTGGATGGCGAATAGGTACCTGCCGCCGTCGGCCGCCGCGTTCCGCGACACTGCGATCGCTTCACGCGGACTGCCTGAACGCGATGCCAACGCTTGGGATGAGTCGTGACCAATCATGAACGCGGGTTGATCGCCAGCTAGCTTCGGGGCGGCGCAGGGGTATCTTCGTCAAAACTGTTGGCGCAAAATGCGGCTCGTAATTCTCTTCGAAACGGCCGTCAACCCGGATACAGATCTGCTGGACCAGCAAGCCGTGGTCAGGGCCTAAAGCTCTTGTATCTCACGAAAATTCGATGACTCCTGTGGATCGGTTCTCGCGGTGGCGGAGCTGTTCGCACCAGTATGCGGATTTCGCATCGGTCTGTTCCCAATCTTCTATTGGACGCCTGCACCACGCGCTTTCTACCGTGAGCTCACAACCAGGACAGGTCGACTCCACGCGACGTGGTGTCCACGTCGCTGACGCGGATCCCACCACTTGGCGTGTACCGCTGAAAGTTGGTGAGTGTCGTGAATTTTTCGGTGTTGCCGCCGGAGATCAATTCGGCGCTGATGTTCGCGGGTGCGGGCTCGGAACCGATGCTGGCAGCTGCGGAAGCTTGGGGCGGTCTGGCCCGCGACCTGCAGTTGGCGGCAGCCGGCTTTTCTTCGGTGACCTCGGGGCTGGGTGGTCAGGCATGGCAGGGTGCAGCGGCGCAGGCGATGACGAGCGTGGCGGAGGGGTATGCCGCGTGGTTGCGCGGGGCGGCTGCTCACGCCGAGCAAGTGTCGAATCAAGCCGCAAACGTGGCAGCCGTGTTTGATACGGCGCGTGCCGCGATAGTGCATCCGGCCGTGGTCGCGGCCAATCGCTCCCAACTGGTGTCGTTGGTGGTCTCGAATCTATTCGGTCAAAATGCGCCGGCGATTGCGGCCGCCGAGGCCCAGTACGAAGTGATGTGGGCTGCGGATGTCTCGGCAATGGTGGGCTATCACGGCGGGGCGTCGGCGGCGATTGCCCAGTTGGCGCCGGCGCAGAGCACTCTGCAGGATCTGCTGCGGGGCCTGCCCAATTTGGGCATCGCCAACCGCGGCAGCCTCAATCTCGGGAATGGCAACACCGGCGACCGAAACTTCGGCAACGGAAACTTCGGCAACTCCAACCTGGGTGGCGGAAATGGAAGCGGCTTCCTCGGCCAAATGTCGAGCTTCAATGTGGGCAGCGGAAACTTCGGCAACTCCAACCTGGGTAGCGGGAACGGAAGCGTCATTAGGGGTATCCCGGCAAGCTTCAACGTGGGTAGCGGCAACGTCGGCAACTCCAACGTGGGCGGCGGGAACTTCGGCAACCAAAACTTTGGCTTCGGGAACTACGGCAATGGGAACATTGGTATCGGAAACGGTGGGCCAAGCATGACCTCTCCTTTTGGATCCTTTCCGGGCGACGGTAACGCGGGTATAGGTAACTCGGGCAACGGAAACTTCGGCGGCGGAAACGTCGGTAACGCAAACATCGGCTTCGGGAACACCGGCAGCAACAACTTTGGCTTCGGGAACACCGGCAGCAACAACTTTGGCTTCGGGAACACCGGCAGCAACAACATAGGCATCGGACTCACTGGCAATAATCAGGTGGGCTTGAATCTTGCGGGCGGCCTGAATTCGGGCAGCGGGAACATTGGATTCGGGAATTCGGGCACCAACAACATCGGCTTCTTCAACTCGGGCAACGGAAACGTCGGCGTGGGGAACTCGGGTTTCGTCAACACCGGCTTAGGGAACTCGGGCTACATAAACACCGGCTTAGGGAACTCGGGTTTACTCAATACCGGCGTCGGGAACGCGCAGTATGTCAATACCGGCTTTGGCAATTCTGGCGGCAGCAATACCGGCTTTGCAAACGCGGGTGACCTCAATACCGGAAGCTTTAACGGTGGCTACCTCAACACCGGTGACTTCAACTCCGGGGCGTTCAACTCGGGTAGTTTCAACGGTGGCCTATCCAACTCGGGTTTCTATAATTCCGGAACGACGAACACCGGCCTGGGTAACTCGGGTGACATCAATACGGGAGGCTATAACTCTGGCAATCTGAACACCGGTTTCGGCAGCTCCAGCGACGGTACCGGCGCGAACTCGGGATTCGGGAACACCGGCACCGGAAACTCGGGCTTCCGCAACTCTGGCACCGGAAACTCGGGTATGCGAAACTCAGGTACTTTGCAGAACTCGGGAATCGGCAACGTGGGCGAGTCGCTCTCGGGTTACGGCAACTTGGGCAATATAGCTTCGGGTTTCAATAACAGCGCCACCGGCGACTTCAACATAGGCTTCATTTCGGGCTTTGGGAACACAGGCGAGGAGCAGTCCGGCTTTGGCAATTTTGATTTCGATCCGACCAGTACCAACGCCACATCGGGTATTGCGAATTCCGGTATACAAAACTCCGGCGGCTTCAATGCTATTGATTTCGTCTCGGGATTTCTGCATCGTTAGTTAAACGTCTCAGTGTTGTAGGTTGTGTCTTTGCGCGGGTTGGCCCGGCCTGCGGGGCGGGTTCGTATCAACGGCCGTCGCGGTAAGGCACAGTTGCGAATAGCGCAAGAGTTTCTTCGCAATTTTGTACTGGACGCTGATGGGTGGTCTGCATAGCGTGACCTTGCGCACAGAAGCCCTGATCAGTTAGCCCCGAGCAGCATGTTGTATACGCCGGCGAAGCCTACCTCGCACTGCGGAGCCGGCGCCCTTTCGGCCACATTGTGGTGGGAGGAAGGACGATGTTGTTTGACAACATGGCCCCGACTGTCCGGACCTTACGGCGGCCAAATCTGCTCGCAGATGACGGTGGTGACGCGTGATGGCGGCTCAGGTCGAGACGGTTACGGTGTTGTTCACCGATCTGGTCGATTCGACCGCTCTGGCGTCGCGAGTGGGTCCGGAGCGCGCCGAGGAGCTGCGCGTCGAACACTTTAGGCTGCTGCGCGGAGCAATCGCTGGCGCCGACGGGTTCGAGGTAAAGAACACCGGCGACGGGGTGATGGTGGTGCTGCCGTCGGCGGCCGCCGCCGTCGAATGCGCCCAAGCGATCCAGCAGCGCCACGAACTGCGCAACCGCCACGCCACTGAACGGCTGTTGGTGCGCGTGGGGATCAGCATGGGCGACGCGACGCGCTCGGATGGGGATGTGTTCGGACCTCCGGTGGTGGTGGCCGCGCGGCTGTGTGCCAAGGCGAATCCGGGTCAGGTGTTGCTGTCGGATGTGACTCGGGTGATGGTCGGTCGTCGCGGTGAGCACACGTTTCGTTCGGTCGGCGACCTCGAACTGAAGGGTCTGCCCGAGCCGGTGGCGGCGTGGGAGCTTTTGTGGGCGTCGCTGGCCGGTGCAACTATCCCGTTACCGCCGCGGTTGCAGGTGTTGCCGTTGACGGCCTATGTGGGCCGCGAAGGCATCCGCGATCGGTTATCTCAGGTGCGCCAGCTCGCTATCGAGGGGGCTCGCCAGGTGGTGCTGATCGCCGGCGAGCCCGGCATCGGCAAGACGCGGTTAGCCACGCAGTTGGTGTCGGAGGCGCACGCCGAGGGCGCCACCGTGCTTTTCGGGCACTGTGATGAGGAGTTGGCGGCGTCGTATCAGCCTTGGGTGCAGGCGTTGCGCGACCTGGTCGAGCATGCCCCCATAGAGGTGTTGGCCCAACATGTCGGCGAGCACGGCGGCGAACTGTGCCGGCTAGTGCCCGAGCTGGCGCGCCGGCTGCCCAACGTGCCCGCGCCGCGGGTCAGTGACCCGGCGGCGGAGCGCTGCCTGTTGTTCGGGGCGGTCGTCGGACTATTGCAGTGCGCGGCCGCCCAGGGGCTCCTGGTAGTGGTGTTGCTCGATGATCTGCACTGGTCCGACAAACCGTCGCTAGCACTTTTGAAACACGTCGTGGCGCATGTGGTGCAAGCGCGCCTATTGTTTTTGTGCACCTACCGCGATAGCGAGATCGATGCGAACCATCCGCTTAGTGCGTTGCTGGCCGATCTGCGTCGTGAAGCCGGTGTGGAGTGGGTGGCACTGCAGGGATTGGCGCAGCAGGAGGTGGAGTCGCTGATAGCCGCCGCCGCGGGTCATGAGCTCACCGCCAAAGGTCGCAGGCTGGCCGCGGCGGTGTGTCGAGAAAGCGACGGCAACCCGTTTTTTGTCACCGAAATCTTGCGCGATCTCGTCGAGTCCGGGGGGATTGTGCAGGGCGACGGTGGCCAGTATGTCGTTACCGCCGAGATCGGCAAATTGCGTATCCCGCGCAGCGTCCGCGATGTGGTCGCTCAGCGGATCCATCGGCTCGGCCCCGACGTGGTCAGCGTTTTGAGCGCTGCCGCGGTGATCGGGCGTGAATTCGATCTTGAGCTGCTGTCGGTGGTCAGCGAACGCTGCGAGGACGACCTGCTCGCTGCGCTGGAATCGGCGGTAGCCGGGTCAGTGTTGCGGGAGAGCCCAGAAGCGTTGGGGCGCTTCGTGTTCGCGCACGCGCTGATCAACCACACGCTGTGTGAAGCCCTTAGCCGAACCCGACGTGCACGGCTGCACCTGCACATCGCTCAAGCCATCGAAGACACCGCCCGGGGGGACATCGATGAGAGGCTTGGCGAGCTGGCTTACCACTGGGCGGCCGCGGGGCCCGCGGCCAGCTCCGGCAAGGCGATCGCCTATGCGCGTCGGGCGGGCGAGCGCGCCCTTGCGCAGTTGGCCCCGGATGAGGCGCTGCGCTGGTTCGCCCAAGCTCTCGAGCAGCTCGGGAAAGCGCGCAGTGTAAGCGAGGCCGATCGCTGCGACCTGATGATCTTCATGGGCGAAGCGCAATGGCAGATTGGGGAGCCGGCCTACCGCGATACGTTGCTGGCCGCCGGTGAGATCGCGTCGCGCATCGGCGACCGGGAGCGCATGGCCAGAGCCGCGATCACCAACACCCGCGGCTGGCTGAGCAACTGTGGCGATGTCGACGCCGAGCGGATCGCGGGGTTGCAAGCGGCCATCGATGTGGCGCCCGCCGGTTCCCCTCATCGGCCCCTTTTGCTGGCGCAGCTGGCCGCCGAAGCGTGCGTCGACTGGGATTTCGCCACGCGGATACGCCCGCTCATCGACGAAGCGCTGGGGTTGGCGCGCCGCGACGCCGACAAGCACGCACTGGCGAAGGTGCTGGAATTGGTCACCTCGGCATTGGCGATGCGACCCGATCTCATGGTCGAGCGGCTGGGGCTCACCCACGAGCTGCTGGCTCTGGCCGATGGACTGGACGACCCGTTCCTCGGCTGCATGGCCGCGGCCATGAGATTTATCGCGACGGTCGAAGTCGCCGACATCGACGAAGCGCGCGAGTGCGCACGCCGAGCGTGGCTGCTCTCCGAGCGCACCGGTCAGCCCCGGATACGTTGGGTGGCACTGTTTTGCGCGACAGTGATGGCATCGGTCGACGGCGATCTGGAGCTCGCCGACAGGCATTCCCGCGACGGGCTGGCGGTCGGTATGGCCCTCGGCTTTCCAGACGCAGCCGTTTTCTACAGCCCCCAGCTCAACTACGTGCGATACGAACAGGATCGGCTCGACGAGGAAATCATCGACGCGAACTTCGAGCTGAGGAACGTCGCGCCTGGCCTCTCTTCGATACCGGCCAGGCTGTCGTTCTACCTCACCGAACACGGCCGCTTCGACGAGGCAGGCGACCTGCTCGACGAGGTGCTCCAAGCCGGTTTCGGGTCGCTGAACCAGGACTACCTGCGGCTGTATGCCCTGGCGCATTGGGGCTTGACCGCAGTGCGACTCGGCGACCGCGATGCCATCGCGGAGATCTATGACCTGCTGTACCCCTATCGGACCCACCTGATCTACCCGGTCCCGATCGCATTGTCGTCGGCCCACACGATCCTCGGACGCCTGGCGGGCGCGCTTGGCCGATTCGACGACGCCGAACAGCATTTCGCCGCCGCAACCACACTGCACGACCGCATCGGCGCGCCGCTGTTTGAGGCGCGGAACCTGCAGTACTGGGCGGAGATGCTGCTGTCGCGAAACGCCGACGCGGACGAGCCACGTGCATTGGCGATGCTGCGTCGCGCCCGCGACACCGCTCGGGACCTGGGAGGGGCGGTAATCGTCAGGCACACAACACATCTCATCGATGCCACCGAACTGCGACGGACGGGAGCGGCATGACCAACAGAATCGCAGTAGCGCGACGAACTGCACGCAGACACGCACGCGAAGGCAACGCAGGGATCGCCGCCACGGCGGACCGAAACACGGTCTCGGCGTACGGACCTGGTCGGCGATCCGACCAGCCACGCCCACCGCTCACCCAACGCCGCCAGCCGTCACCCACCGCGGTGCTGCTGGTAGCGGCTTTCGGCGCCTTTCTCGCTTTTCTCGATTCGACGATCGTCAACATCGCATTCCCGGCAATCCAGAGACATTTCCACAACAGCGACATCGGCAGCCTGTCGTGGGTGCTGAACGCCTACAACATTGCGTTCGCGGCGATCCTGGTGGCAGGGGGTCGGCTCGCCGACCTTCTCGGTCGTAAGCGGATGTTCATCTACGGGGTCGCGCTATTCACGGCCGCTTCCGGGTTATGTGCCGCCGCCGACAGCGTCGGGCAGTTGGTTGCGTTCCGTGTGCTGCAGGGTATTGGCGCAGCGATTCTCGTGCCGGCATCGCTTGGGCTTGTCGTCGAAAGCTTCGATGCCACGCGCCGGGCGCACGGGGTAGGTCTGTGGGGTGCGGCGGCCGCGATCGCATCGGGCCTCGGCCCGCCGATCGGCGGTGCCCTCGTGGAGGCGTCAAGCTGGCGGTGGGTGTTCCTGGTGAATCTTCCGCTGGGCGTCGTGGCTTTGATGGTGGCCCGGCGGGGGCTGGTCGAAAGCCGCGCCTCGGGGCGGCGACGCGTTCCCGATCTGCGGGGTGCCGCGCTGCTCGCTGCCGCGCTGGCGTTCTTGACGCTCGGTCTGATCAAGGGCCCCGACTGGGGCTGGACCAGCGCCGCGGTGATCGGGTCGTGCGTGGCCGCGGCTGTGGCGATGGCCGGATTCGTCATGAGCTCGCGGAACCACGCGACCCCGCTGATCGAGCCGGCGTTTCTGCGTGTCCGGTCGTTCGTAACGGGCAACACGCTGACCCTGGTCGCAAGCGCCGGGTTCTACGCCTATCTGCTGACCCATGTCCTGTTCTTGAACTACGTGTGGGGTTACAACTTGTTGCGCGCGGGCCTGGCGGTCGCTCC is a genomic window containing:
- a CDS encoding PPE family protein — protein: MFAGAGSEPMLAAAEAWGGLARDLQLAAAGFSSVTSGLGGQAWQGAAAQAMTSVAEGYAAWLRGAAAHAEQVSNQAANVAAVFDTARAAIVHPAVVAANRSQLVSLVVSNLFGQNAPAIAAAEAQYEVMWAADVSAMVGYHGGASAAIAQLAPAQSTLQDLLRGLPNLGIANRGSLNLGNGNTGDRNFGNGNFGNSNLGGGNGSGFLGQMSSFNVGSGNFGNSNLGSGNGSVIRGIPASFNVGSGNVGNSNVGGGNFGNQNFGFGNYGNGNIGIGNGGPSMTSPFGSFPGDGNAGIGNSGNGNFGGGNVGNANIGFGNTGSNNFGFGNTGSNNFGFGNTGSNNIGIGLTGNNQVGLNLAGGLNSGSGNIGFGNSGTNNIGFFNSGNGNVGVGNSGFVNTGLGNSGYINTGLGNSGLLNTGVGNAQYVNTGFGNSGGSNTGFANAGDLNTGSFNGGYLNTGDFNSGAFNSGSFNGGLSNSGFYNSGTTNTGLGNSGDINTGGYNSGNLNTGFGSSSDGTGANSGFGNTGTGNSGFRNSGTGNSGMRNSGTLQNSGIGNVGESLSGYGNLGNIASGFNNSATGDFNIGFISGFGNTGEEQSGFGNFDFDPTSTNATSGIANSGIQNSGGFNAIDFVSGFLHR
- a CDS encoding ATP-binding protein gives rise to the protein MAAQVETVTVLFTDLVDSTALASRVGPERAEELRVEHFRLLRGAIAGADGFEVKNTGDGVMVVLPSAAAAVECAQAIQQRHELRNRHATERLLVRVGISMGDATRSDGDVFGPPVVVAARLCAKANPGQVLLSDVTRVMVGRRGEHTFRSVGDLELKGLPEPVAAWELLWASLAGATIPLPPRLQVLPLTAYVGREGIRDRLSQVRQLAIEGARQVVLIAGEPGIGKTRLATQLVSEAHAEGATVLFGHCDEELAASYQPWVQALRDLVEHAPIEVLAQHVGEHGGELCRLVPELARRLPNVPAPRVSDPAAERCLLFGAVVGLLQCAAAQGLLVVVLLDDLHWSDKPSLALLKHVVAHVVQARLLFLCTYRDSEIDANHPLSALLADLRREAGVEWVALQGLAQQEVESLIAAAAGHELTAKGRRLAAAVCRESDGNPFFVTEILRDLVESGGIVQGDGGQYVVTAEIGKLRIPRSVRDVVAQRIHRLGPDVVSVLSAAAVIGREFDLELLSVVSERCEDDLLAALESAVAGSVLRESPEALGRFVFAHALINHTLCEALSRTRRARLHLHIAQAIEDTARGDIDERLGELAYHWAAAGPAASSGKAIAYARRAGERALAQLAPDEALRWFAQALEQLGKARSVSEADRCDLMIFMGEAQWQIGEPAYRDTLLAAGEIASRIGDRERMARAAITNTRGWLSNCGDVDAERIAGLQAAIDVAPAGSPHRPLLLAQLAAEACVDWDFATRIRPLIDEALGLARRDADKHALAKVLELVTSALAMRPDLMVERLGLTHELLALADGLDDPFLGCMAAAMRFIATVEVADIDEARECARRAWLLSERTGQPRIRWVALFCATVMASVDGDLELADRHSRDGLAVGMALGFPDAAVFYSPQLNYVRYEQDRLDEEIIDANFELRNVAPGLSSIPARLSFYLTEHGRFDEAGDLLDEVLQAGFGSLNQDYLRLYALAHWGLTAVRLGDRDAIAEIYDLLYPYRTHLIYPVPIALSSAHTILGRLAGALGRFDDAEQHFAAATTLHDRIGAPLFEARNLQYWAEMLLSRNADADEPRALAMLRRARDTARDLGGAVIVRHTTHLIDATELRRTGAA
- a CDS encoding LysR family transcriptional regulator: MSLEMRIIVELYQLRYFQMVAECGTMREAADKLAVSQSAVSRAITMLESEIGVQLFTRRGRANELNRFGKAFLRDSLVTQRSLEAAVAGVRELAAVDAGTVSLGFLNTLGVAVVPRLIRRHHDRFPAARFELRQAAGSSLLADLATGDIDLCLSYPISVEEWPGVKWRHLFNQQLYAVVHREHPLANRKLIGFEELASQPFVVLNCDIAMRRIFDEACDRHGVTPTIAFEGTGVPTLRGLVGARLGVSVLPPSTTPQPDIVEIPIDDQQLARPIAVGWMANRYLPPSAAAFRDTAIASRGLPERDANAWDES